In Spea bombifrons isolate aSpeBom1 chromosome 5, aSpeBom1.2.pri, whole genome shotgun sequence, the sequence gatgctgaggatctttcatcaaaagatgcttcaggaTGTCTGCAGCGTCTTCCGAGAGGTCTTTGACGTACCGAGGGCTTCCGTTTACAATGGAACCCAACGCTGCCTTCTTGCAGTTACCATGATAGAATGGTAACCTTCCGTTAAGCATGCGGAATagaatcaccccgaaggaccaccagtccacggcaacaccgtatgcctGCTTTAGATGTATTTCGGGGGCCATGTACGTGAATGTTCCGCAGTGTCCTTTTGTCTCTGctcctccaaaaatgccttctgcgacaataccgaaatcgcagatcttggcatggccctctccgtcaagcaagatgttgtccggcttcaggtctcgatgtataactccccgagcgtggaggaactggatgccgcagattatttcagctgaataaaatgcagctgtagTCTCGGGGAGGCGGcccaccctcttcatatatgactgcaggctcccaccagccatatactccatcatgAATAACACGCAGGTCTCtgtttggaagcctgcatatccATGGCAAAGGAACGGGCTttcccgagccatctccaggattctcctctctTTCAGTAAGTACAGGGgctttatggctttcttgcggatgattttgaccgctaccatagaatcacttctaggtacagaagccagcatgacctttccaaacccCCCTTCACCCAGGACTGAATGGAAGAGAAAGCCAGAGACtgacatggggagaaggctcctataTCGTTTCGCAATAACACCACTTTCcaccatactcctgcgtcttttcattggaacctttccccttctgcgctcctccagatgttcctccgctccttctttctcctgctgccccagagtctggatgtttttctcgttggatctacaccgctttttcttccgttcggagctgcctgtgctggttctggggcgttttgttgtctgctttgccctcagacacagactgctctcctccctcttaTTAgcagtacgtttggtcctcttcctcgctcttcctctttcttcatCAGtactgctactctctttctttcttttcaggacagggtctctactggccaagtgctccttgttctggaCCTCAGTCTTTTTAGCAGTGTTGGTGAAAGCTGTTTTCActcttttgaaaaacttccgCACTTTTCTAGGGCAAcatctccttccaatccacctcagtccatggagtagacagcagtcctccatagctctccttttaaaaggttccccttttaaatctcctcaatctctgatgtcgttggtaacaacactttaagtctgctatgaatagctgcttaccagtgccgagcgcccaactacactg encodes:
- the LOC128497744 gene encoding protein kinase C delta type-like, which produces MKKEEERGRGPNKAIKPLYLLKERRILEMARESPFLCHGYAGFQTETCVLFMMEYMAGGSLQSYMKRVGRLPETTAAFYSAEIICGIQFLHARGVIHRDLKPDNILLDGEGHAKICDFGIVAEGIFGGAETKGHCGTFTYMAPEIHLKQAYGVAVDWWSFGVILFRMLNGRLPFYHGNCKKAALGSIVNGSPRYVKDLSEDAADILKHLLMKDPQHRLWITGFIRRHPFF